The Skermanella pratensis genome has a window encoding:
- the rho gene encoding transcription termination factor Rho translates to MNLQELKCKTPAELLAFAEELQIENASTLRKQDMMFAILKQLADNEVPIFGDGVLEILQDGFGFLRSPESNYLPGPDDIYVSPSQVRRFGLRTGDTVEGQIRAPKDGERYFALLKVNTINFDSPDKVRHRINFDNLTPLYPEERLNMEIEDPTKKNFTGRIIDLVVPLGKGQRALVVAPPRTGKTVMLQNIAHSIAQNHPEVYLIVLLIDERPEEVTDMARSVRGEVVSSTFDEPAARHVQVAEMVIEKAKRLVEHKRDVVILLDSITRLARAYNTVVPSSGKVLTGGVDANALQRPKRFFGAARNIEEGGSLTIIATALIDTGSRMDEVIFEEFKGTGNSEIILDRKISDKRTFPAIDITKSGTRKEELLVDKATISKMWVLRRILMPMGVTDSVDFLLDKLKHTKSNSEFFDSMNQ, encoded by the coding sequence ATGAACCTCCAAGAGTTGAAATGTAAGACGCCTGCCGAGTTACTGGCGTTCGCCGAAGAATTACAGATCGAGAACGCCAGCACCTTGCGCAAGCAAGATATGATGTTCGCCATCCTGAAGCAGCTCGCCGACAACGAGGTACCGATCTTCGGGGACGGCGTGCTGGAGATCCTCCAGGACGGCTTCGGATTCCTGCGCTCGCCGGAATCCAATTACCTGCCCGGTCCGGACGACATCTATGTCAGCCCGAGCCAGGTGCGGCGCTTCGGCCTGCGCACCGGCGACACCGTCGAGGGACAGATCCGGGCGCCGAAGGACGGGGAGCGCTATTTCGCGCTGCTCAAGGTCAACACGATCAATTTCGACAGTCCGGACAAGGTCCGGCACAGGATCAACTTCGACAACTTGACCCCGCTCTACCCGGAAGAGCGGCTGAACATGGAAATCGAGGATCCGACCAAGAAGAACTTCACCGGCCGGATCATCGACCTGGTCGTCCCGCTGGGCAAGGGCCAGCGCGCGCTGGTGGTGGCGCCGCCGCGCACCGGCAAGACGGTGATGCTTCAGAACATCGCCCACTCCATCGCCCAGAACCATCCCGAAGTCTACCTGATCGTCCTGCTGATCGACGAACGGCCGGAGGAAGTGACCGACATGGCGCGCAGCGTGCGCGGCGAGGTCGTCAGCTCCACCTTCGACGAGCCGGCGGCCCGCCACGTCCAGGTCGCCGAGATGGTGATCGAGAAGGCCAAGCGGCTGGTCGAGCACAAGCGCGACGTGGTGATCCTGCTGGACAGCATCACCCGCTTGGCGCGTGCCTACAACACGGTCGTCCCCAGTTCCGGCAAGGTGCTGACCGGCGGCGTCGACGCCAACGCCCTGCAGCGGCCGAAGCGCTTCTTCGGCGCCGCCCGCAACATCGAGGAAGGCGGTTCGCTGACCATCATCGCGACCGCGCTGATCGATACCGGGTCGCGCATGGACGAGGTGATCTTCGAGGAGTTCAAGGGCACCGGCAATTCCGAGATCATCCTGGACCGCAAGATCAGCGACAAGCGCACCTTCCCGGCGATCGACATCACCAAGTCGGGCACGCGCAAGGAAGAGTTGCTGGTCGACAAGGCGACGATCTCCAAGATGTGGGTCCTGCGCCGCATCCTGATGCCCATGGGCGTCACGGACTCGGTCGACTTCCTGCTGGACAAGCTGAAGCACACCAAGAGCAACTCCGAGTTCTTCGACTCGATGAACCAGTAG
- a CDS encoding HAD-IC family P-type ATPase, with product MQFNNVLIYVLLAAAAMSAALGELVDAAVIVGVVVINALIGFIQEGKAEQALDAIRDMLSPNAAVIRDGRRRTIPAEELVPGDLVQLASGDKVPADLRLIAARNLQIQESALTGESVPVSKSVDPVAPDAALGDRTPAAFSGTLVTVGQGTGLVVGTGDRTEIGRISTMIAGVETLTTPLLAQMAAFGRWLTVGILALAALAFAVGVWIQGFAMDDMFMAAVGLAVAAIPEGLPAVMTITLAIGVTRMARRNAIIRRLPAVETLGAVSVICSDKTGTLTRNELTVRRIVTAGAAYDVDGIGYEPSGGFRPDGQAADHRADPAADPVLAEIARAVLLCNDASVSERDGEWHLEGDPTDGALMTLALKAGLDQAGTNRDWPRIDLIPFESDHKFMATLHRGPGGSRRIYVKGAPERILEMASAERRPDGEAPVDAAEWHRRIEAMAAHGQRVLGIAVRDAGADQGTVEFADVTGGLTLLGLVGLIDPPREEAIEAVRACAAAGIRVKMITGDHAVTAGAIGAAFGLGEPRCSPAATSTGSTGAGCWRRHGPPTSSPAPRPSTSCGWSRRSRPTAPPSR from the coding sequence GTGCAGTTCAACAACGTGCTGATCTATGTGCTGCTGGCGGCGGCGGCCATGAGCGCCGCCCTGGGCGAGCTGGTCGACGCGGCGGTCATCGTCGGCGTGGTGGTGATCAACGCCCTGATCGGCTTCATCCAGGAGGGCAAGGCGGAACAGGCGCTGGACGCCATCCGCGACATGCTGTCGCCGAACGCCGCCGTGATCCGCGACGGCAGGCGCCGGACCATCCCCGCCGAGGAGCTGGTGCCCGGCGACCTGGTCCAGCTCGCCTCGGGCGACAAGGTGCCGGCGGACCTGCGCCTGATCGCCGCCCGCAACCTCCAGATCCAGGAATCGGCGCTGACCGGCGAATCGGTGCCGGTCTCCAAGTCGGTCGATCCGGTGGCCCCGGACGCCGCCCTGGGCGACCGCACCCCGGCGGCCTTCTCCGGGACGCTGGTGACCGTGGGGCAGGGGACCGGGCTGGTGGTCGGCACGGGCGACCGCACCGAGATCGGCCGGATCAGCACCATGATCGCCGGGGTCGAGACCCTGACGACGCCGCTGCTGGCCCAGATGGCCGCGTTCGGCCGGTGGCTCACCGTGGGGATCCTGGCGCTGGCCGCCCTCGCCTTCGCGGTCGGCGTCTGGATCCAGGGCTTCGCCATGGACGACATGTTCATGGCGGCGGTCGGCCTGGCGGTCGCGGCGATCCCGGAAGGGCTCCCGGCGGTCATGACCATCACGCTCGCCATCGGGGTCACCCGCATGGCCCGGCGCAACGCCATCATCCGCCGCCTACCGGCGGTCGAGACGCTGGGGGCGGTCAGCGTCATCTGCTCGGACAAGACCGGAACCCTGACGCGGAACGAGCTGACGGTCCGCCGGATCGTGACGGCCGGCGCCGCCTACGACGTGGACGGCATCGGCTACGAGCCGTCCGGCGGGTTCAGGCCCGACGGCCAGGCGGCGGATCACCGGGCTGACCCGGCCGCCGACCCCGTCCTCGCGGAGATCGCGCGGGCCGTCCTGCTGTGCAACGACGCTTCGGTGTCCGAGCGGGACGGGGAGTGGCACCTTGAAGGCGATCCGACCGACGGCGCTCTCATGACCCTGGCGCTGAAGGCAGGGCTGGACCAGGCCGGGACGAACCGGGACTGGCCCAGGATCGACCTGATCCCGTTCGAATCGGACCACAAGTTCATGGCGACCCTTCACCGCGGCCCCGGCGGCTCCCGGCGAATCTACGTCAAGGGAGCGCCGGAGCGGATCCTCGAGATGGCTTCGGCGGAACGCAGGCCCGACGGCGAGGCGCCGGTCGACGCCGCCGAGTGGCACCGGCGTATCGAGGCCATGGCCGCGCACGGCCAGCGGGTGCTGGGTATCGCCGTCCGGGACGCCGGCGCCGACCAGGGCACGGTGGAGTTCGCCGACGTCACCGGCGGCCTGACCTTGCTGGGGCTGGTCGGGCTGATAGATCCCCCGCGCGAGGAGGCGATCGAGGCGGTCAGGGCCTGCGCCGCCGCCGGCATCCGGGTCAAGATGATCACCGGCGACCATGCGGTGACGGCAGGGGCGATCGGCGCCGCCTTCGGCCTGGGGGAACCCCGGTGCTCACCGGCCGCGACCTCGACCGGCTCGACGGGCGCGGGCTGCTGGAGGCGGCACGGACCACCGACATCTTCGCCCGCACCACGCCCGAGCACAAGCTGCGGCTGGTCGAGGCGCTCCAGGCCGACGGCGCCACCATCGCGATGA
- a CDS encoding HAD-IC family P-type ATPase — translation MVEALQADGATIAMTGDGVNDAPALKRADVGIAMGNKGTEAAKEAAAMVLADDNFASIARAVAEGRTVYDNLRKTILFLLPTNAAQAMIILAAILAGTMLPITPVQILWVNMISAVTLGLALAFEPSEPDIMRRPPRSPGEGILTGYMIWRILFVMVLLVIPAFGLFLWMQSSGAPLEQARTVAVNALVVGEIFYLWNARAIMNPVLSVRGILGSRPVLISIALCLLLQLAFTYVPVMQDLFGTAAIAGTDWLILAGFGLATFLIVEAEKAVARRIMRRG, via the coding sequence CTGGTCGAGGCGCTCCAGGCCGACGGCGCCACCATCGCGATGACCGGGGACGGGGTGAACGACGCGCCGGCGCTGAAACGGGCGGATGTCGGGATCGCCATGGGCAACAAGGGGACGGAGGCCGCGAAGGAGGCGGCCGCCATGGTGCTGGCGGACGACAATTTCGCCTCGATCGCCCGGGCGGTGGCCGAGGGACGGACGGTCTACGACAACCTGCGCAAGACCATCCTGTTCCTGCTGCCGACCAACGCGGCGCAGGCGATGATCATCCTGGCGGCGATCCTGGCCGGGACCATGCTCCCGATCACGCCGGTGCAGATCCTGTGGGTCAACATGATCAGCGCGGTGACCCTGGGCCTCGCGCTGGCCTTCGAGCCGAGCGAGCCCGACATCATGCGCCGGCCGCCGCGCAGCCCGGGCGAAGGCATCCTGACCGGCTACATGATCTGGCGGATCCTGTTCGTCATGGTCCTGCTGGTCATCCCCGCCTTCGGCCTGTTCCTGTGGATGCAATCCTCGGGCGCGCCGCTGGAGCAGGCCCGCACCGTCGCGGTCAACGCGCTGGTGGTCGGCGAGATCTTCTACCTGTGGAACGCCAGGGCCATCATGAACCCGGTGCTGTCCGTGCGGGGCATCCTCGGCAGCCGGCCGGTGCTGATCTCCATCGCGCTGTGCCTGCTGCTCCAGCTCGCCTTCACCTACGTGCCGGTGATGCAGGACCTGTTCGGCACCGCGGCGATCGCCGGCACCGACTGGCTGATCCTCGCCGGATTCGGCCTCGCCACCTTCCTCATCGTCGAGGCGGAGAAGGCTGTGGCGCGGCGGATCATGCGGCGGGGGTGA
- the hemJ gene encoding protoporphyrinogen oxidase HemJ, giving the protein MLYDWVKAFHVISIIAWMAGLLYLPRLFVYHCEAPAGSATSETLKVMERRLLRAIMNPAMIASYVFGIWLLVLNPGWFEMGWIHAKLAFVVGLTAIHMMMAGWRRKFAEDRNQRPQRFFRIMNEVPTLLMIGIVIFVIVKPF; this is encoded by the coding sequence TTGCTCTACGATTGGGTGAAGGCGTTCCACGTCATCAGCATCATCGCTTGGATGGCGGGGCTGCTCTACCTGCCGCGCCTGTTCGTTTACCACTGCGAGGCCCCCGCCGGGTCGGCCACGTCGGAGACCCTGAAGGTGATGGAGCGCAGGCTGCTGCGCGCCATCATGAACCCGGCGATGATCGCCTCCTACGTGTTCGGCATCTGGCTGCTGGTCCTGAACCCGGGCTGGTTCGAGATGGGCTGGATCCACGCCAAGCTGGCCTTCGTGGTGGGCCTGACCGCCATCCACATGATGATGGCGGGTTGGCGCCGGAAGTTCGCCGAGGACCGCAACCAGCGGCCCCAGCGCTTCTTCCGCATCATGAACGAGGTGCCGACCCTGCTGATGATCGGCATCGTCATCTTCGTGATCGTCAAGCCGTTCTGA
- the hemH gene encoding ferrochelatase yields MPNQKIAVVLFNLGGPDSPEAVRPFLFNLFNDPAIIRIPGLFRTPLAHLLAKRRAKPAGEIYEILGGKSPLLENTQAQARAIESALADMGEVKSFIAMRYWHPMSDETADQVRRFDPDRIVLLPLYPQFSTTTTASSEKMWFQAAKAAGLDKPTVTVCCYPTEPGFIQAAARLIRSGVEEAAGHGTPRVLFSSHGLPKKVVKGGDPYQWQCERTAEAIVQELGMPGLDWVSCYQSRVGPLEWIGPSTDSEIERAGVDKVPLVVVPIAFVSEHSETLVEIEVEYRELAHEKGVPHFVRVPTVGIEDSFIQALAGLVRRALAGEVAMCSQAGGRICPDGFQGCPQRARQLTNRQSSPAGQQARRPLAAE; encoded by the coding sequence ATGCCGAACCAGAAAATCGCTGTCGTCCTGTTCAACCTGGGTGGACCCGACAGTCCCGAAGCCGTCCGACCGTTCCTGTTCAACCTGTTCAACGATCCGGCGATCATCCGTATCCCGGGGTTGTTCCGGACGCCGCTCGCCCATCTGCTGGCCAAGCGGCGCGCCAAGCCGGCGGGCGAGATCTACGAGATCCTGGGCGGCAAGTCGCCCCTGTTGGAGAATACCCAGGCCCAGGCGCGCGCGATCGAATCGGCGCTGGCCGACATGGGCGAGGTCAAGTCCTTCATCGCGATGCGCTACTGGCATCCCATGAGCGACGAGACCGCCGACCAGGTGCGCCGGTTCGACCCCGACCGGATCGTGCTCCTGCCGCTTTATCCCCAGTTTTCCACCACCACCACGGCGTCGTCGGAGAAGATGTGGTTCCAGGCCGCCAAGGCGGCCGGCCTCGACAAGCCGACGGTCACGGTGTGCTGCTACCCGACCGAGCCCGGTTTCATCCAAGCGGCCGCCCGGCTGATCCGGAGCGGGGTGGAGGAAGCGGCGGGCCACGGCACGCCGCGGGTGCTGTTCTCGTCCCACGGGCTGCCGAAGAAGGTGGTCAAGGGCGGCGACCCCTACCAGTGGCAGTGCGAGCGGACGGCCGAGGCGATCGTCCAGGAACTGGGCATGCCCGGCCTGGACTGGGTGAGCTGCTACCAGAGCCGCGTCGGCCCGCTGGAATGGATCGGCCCCTCGACCGATTCGGAGATCGAGCGGGCGGGCGTCGACAAGGTGCCGCTGGTGGTGGTCCCGATCGCCTTCGTGTCCGAGCATTCGGAGACGCTGGTCGAGATCGAGGTCGAGTATCGCGAGCTGGCCCACGAGAAGGGCGTACCCCACTTCGTCCGGGTGCCGACCGTCGGCATCGAGGACAGCTTCATCCAGGCTCTCGCCGGGCTGGTGCGCCGCGCCCTGGCCGGCGAGGTGGCGATGTGCTCCCAGGCGGGCGGCCGGATCTGCCCGGACGGCTTCCAGGGCTGCCCGCAGCGGGCCCGCCAGCTGACCAACCGCCAGTCCTCCCCCGCCGGACAGCAGGCCAGGCGCCCCCTGGCGGCCGAGTGA
- the hemE gene encoding uroporphyrinogen decarboxylase — MESSQKLFIRALNGETLARPPFWLMRQAGRYLPEYRATRAQAGSFLDLCFAPELAVEVTLQPLRRYGMDAAILFSDILVVPHALGQKLDYVEGEGPQLDPIREASGLNRLSTDAFHERLAPVYETVRRLSTAIPETTALIGFAGSPWTVACYMVEGGGSKEYAHVKRFAYGDPQGFQALIDLLVRTTADYLSAQIQAGAEAVQVFDSWAGVLPAPEFRKWVIEPTRRLVELLNARHPGVPVIGFPRGAGAMYREYAETTGVTALGLDTTVPPEWAAAELQPKLPVQGNLDPIMVVAGGDAMRESATGILRSLSGGPFVFNLGHGVVQTTPPEHVGQLAALVKSWPDLSQG; from the coding sequence TTGGAAAGCTCGCAGAAGTTGTTCATCCGCGCCTTGAACGGGGAGACCCTGGCGAGGCCCCCGTTCTGGCTGATGCGTCAGGCCGGCCGGTATCTTCCGGAATACCGGGCGACCCGGGCGCAGGCGGGCAGCTTCCTGGACCTGTGCTTCGCGCCCGAGCTGGCGGTCGAGGTGACGTTGCAGCCGCTCCGCCGCTACGGCATGGACGCCGCGATCCTGTTCTCCGACATCCTGGTGGTGCCGCACGCGCTGGGGCAGAAGCTGGACTATGTGGAAGGCGAGGGGCCGCAGCTCGACCCGATCCGCGAAGCCTCCGGCCTGAACCGGCTGTCGACCGATGCCTTCCACGAGCGGCTGGCCCCCGTCTACGAGACGGTGCGGCGGCTCTCGACCGCGATCCCGGAGACGACGGCGCTGATCGGGTTCGCGGGATCGCCCTGGACGGTGGCGTGCTACATGGTCGAGGGCGGCGGCTCGAAGGAGTACGCCCACGTCAAGCGGTTCGCCTACGGGGATCCGCAGGGTTTCCAGGCGCTGATCGACCTGCTGGTGCGGACGACGGCGGATTATCTCTCGGCCCAGATCCAGGCCGGGGCCGAGGCGGTCCAGGTGTTCGACAGCTGGGCCGGCGTGCTGCCGGCGCCCGAGTTCCGCAAATGGGTGATCGAGCCGACCAGGCGGCTGGTCGAGCTGCTGAACGCCCGGCATCCCGGCGTCCCGGTGATCGGGTTCCCGCGCGGCGCCGGCGCGATGTACCGGGAATACGCCGAGACGACCGGTGTCACGGCGCTCGGGCTCGACACCACGGTGCCGCCGGAATGGGCCGCGGCCGAGCTCCAGCCGAAGCTGCCGGTGCAGGGAAACCTGGACCCGATCATGGTGGTGGCCGGCGGCGACGCGATGCGCGAGTCCGCGACCGGCATCCTGCGCAGCCTGTCCGGCGGTCCGTTCGTGTTCAATCTCGGCCACGGCGTGGTCCAGACGACGCCGCCCGAGCATGTCGGACAGCTTGCCGCATTGGTCAAATCCTGGCCCGATCTAAGTCAAGGCTGA
- a CDS encoding pyruvate, water dikinase regulatory protein, whose protein sequence is MKQFHLHLVSDATGETINSVARACVAQFDQVQPIEHFWNLVRTTRQLEMVIEGIKDNPGLVMFTLVDEKLRRRLQETCRELQVPCIPVLDPLINALAAYLGLESQSQPGRQHMLDAEYFSRMDAMDFALAHDDGQSTWNLHEADVILMGVSRTSKTPTCIYLANRGIKAANVPFVPGCPLPPELSQVTRPLIVGLTKDPDRLIQIRRNRLRLLNQGEDTDYVDPEVVRQEVAEARRLYSRHGWAVIDVTRRSIEETAAEIMMLLARRQTGSPAARAALESEKS, encoded by the coding sequence CTGAAGCAGTTCCACCTGCATCTGGTGTCCGACGCGACGGGAGAGACGATCAACAGCGTCGCGCGCGCCTGCGTGGCCCAGTTCGACCAGGTCCAGCCGATCGAGCATTTCTGGAACCTGGTCCGGACGACGCGGCAGCTCGAGATGGTCATCGAGGGGATCAAGGATAATCCCGGCCTCGTGATGTTCACCCTGGTCGACGAGAAGCTGCGCCGCCGCCTGCAGGAGACCTGCCGCGAACTCCAGGTGCCCTGCATCCCCGTGCTCGACCCGCTGATCAATGCGCTGGCCGCCTATCTCGGGCTGGAGAGCCAAAGCCAGCCGGGCCGCCAGCACATGCTGGACGCCGAGTATTTCAGCCGGATGGACGCCATGGACTTCGCGCTGGCCCATGACGACGGCCAGAGCACCTGGAACCTGCACGAGGCCGACGTGATCCTGATGGGCGTCTCGCGCACCTCCAAGACGCCGACCTGCATCTACCTGGCCAACCGCGGCATCAAGGCGGCCAACGTGCCCTTCGTGCCGGGCTGCCCGCTGCCGCCCGAGCTGTCGCAGGTCACCCGGCCGCTGATCGTCGGCCTGACCAAGGACCCCGACCGCCTGATCCAGATCCGCAGGAACCGGCTGAGACTGCTGAACCAGGGCGAGGACACCGACTATGTCGATCCGGAGGTGGTCCGCCAGGAGGTCGCCGAGGCGCGCCGGCTCTACAGCCGCCACGGCTGGGCGGTGATCGACGTGACCCGCCGCTCGATCGAGGAGACCGCGGCCGAGATCATGATGCTGCTGGCCCGGCGCCAGACCGGCTCGCCCGCCGCCCGCGCCGCCCTGGAGAGCGAGAAGTCATGA
- a CDS encoding Maf family protein translates to MTEQPVFLSENPVILASASKARRAMLERAGVAVVAEAAAVDEEEIKHSFRVAGLSAEEVAEALAELKGKRISSRYPGVLVLGADQMLECDGAWFDKPADRAEAKAHLQALRGRRHRLVSGVVALMNGQRQWHHVDAATLTMRDFSDPFIDRYLDAMGDAVLTSVGAYQLEGLGSQLFNRIEGDYFTILGMPLLPVLDYLRQRRILAS, encoded by the coding sequence ATGACGGAGCAGCCGGTATTCCTTTCGGAAAATCCCGTCATTCTCGCCTCGGCCTCCAAGGCCCGCCGCGCCATGCTGGAGCGGGCCGGGGTCGCCGTCGTCGCCGAGGCCGCCGCGGTGGACGAGGAGGAGATCAAGCACAGCTTCCGCGTCGCCGGCCTGAGCGCCGAGGAGGTCGCGGAGGCCCTGGCCGAGCTGAAGGGCAAGCGCATATCCTCGCGCTACCCCGGCGTCCTGGTGCTGGGGGCGGACCAGATGCTGGAATGCGACGGCGCCTGGTTCGACAAGCCGGCGGACCGGGCGGAGGCCAAGGCCCACCTCCAGGCGCTGCGCGGCCGGCGGCACCGGCTGGTGTCCGGCGTGGTGGCCCTGATGAACGGCCAGCGCCAGTGGCACCATGTGGACGCCGCCACGCTCACCATGCGCGACTTCAGCGACCCGTTCATCGACCGATATCTTGACGCGATGGGCGATGCCGTGCTGACTTCGGTCGGCGCCTATCAGCTGGAGGGGCTGGGAAGCCAGCTCTTCAACCGCATCGAGGGCGACTACTTCACCATCCTCGGCATGCCCCTGCTGCCGGTGCTGGACTATCTGAGACAGAGGCGAATCCTGGCATCATGA
- the coaE gene encoding dephospho-CoA kinase (Dephospho-CoA kinase (CoaE) performs the final step in coenzyme A biosynthesis.), whose amino-acid sequence MIVLGLTGSIGMGKSTAARMLKRLGVPVHDSDATVHRLLGRGGAAVPPIERQFPGTVRDGAVDRQALGAVVFRDAQALRRLEGILHPLVQRSQRRFLGLCAARRIPVAVLDIPLLFETGGERRVDAVVCVTAPPAIQRARVLARPGMTVEKLAGILRRQMPDREKRSRADFVVETGLGRAHSLRALAGIVRLVTGRRSRVWPPRRYSPVTVKHPHARNRPRH is encoded by the coding sequence ATGATCGTCCTCGGCCTGACCGGCTCGATCGGCATGGGCAAGAGCACGGCGGCCCGGATGCTGAAGCGGCTGGGCGTCCCGGTCCATGATTCCGACGCCACGGTCCACCGCCTCCTCGGCAGGGGCGGTGCCGCCGTGCCCCCGATAGAGCGGCAATTCCCCGGCACGGTGCGGGACGGTGCGGTGGACCGGCAGGCGCTGGGGGCCGTGGTGTTCCGCGACGCGCAGGCGCTGCGCCGGCTGGAGGGGATTCTGCACCCGCTGGTCCAGCGCTCCCAGCGCCGCTTCCTCGGCCTGTGCGCCGCCCGGCGCATCCCCGTGGCGGTGCTGGACATTCCCCTGCTGTTCGAGACCGGCGGCGAGCGGCGGGTCGATGCCGTCGTGTGCGTCACGGCGCCGCCCGCGATCCAGCGCGCCCGCGTGCTGGCCCGGCCCGGCATGACCGTGGAGAAACTGGCCGGAATCCTGAGACGCCAGATGCCCGACCGCGAGAAGCGCAGCCGCGCCGATTTCGTGGTGGAAACCGGCCTCGGCCGAGCCCACTCCTTGCGCGCGCTGGCCGGCATCGTCAGATTGGTCACAGGCCGGAGGTCCCGCGTCTGGCCGCCCCGCAGATACAGCCCCGTCACGGTGAAGCACCCCCATGCGCGAAATCGTCCTCGACACTGA
- the dnaQ gene encoding DNA polymerase III subunit epsilon: MREIVLDTETTGFDPLTGHRIVEIGCVEAINFVPTDRQLHLYINPERDMPPEAFAVHGLSEEFLRDKPVFAEICGEFLDFIGDSRLIIHNAEFDMRFINAELKRLGMPTLPMTRALDTVQMARRKFPGAPASLDALCRRFNIDNSNRTLHGALLDAQLLGEVYLELQGGRQPDLVLAGNRRGAGGDEDGPVRIERVRRAPRAHAPTEAELEAHGALLKQLKNPMWLAGAS, translated from the coding sequence ATGCGCGAAATCGTCCTCGACACTGAAACGACCGGCTTCGATCCCCTGACCGGGCACCGCATCGTGGAGATCGGCTGCGTCGAGGCGATCAACTTCGTCCCGACCGACAGGCAGCTCCACCTCTACATCAATCCGGAACGCGACATGCCGCCGGAGGCCTTCGCGGTCCACGGCCTGTCGGAGGAGTTCCTGAGGGACAAGCCGGTGTTCGCCGAGATCTGCGGCGAGTTCCTGGACTTCATCGGCGACTCGCGGCTGATCATCCACAACGCCGAATTCGACATGCGGTTCATCAATGCCGAGTTGAAGCGGCTCGGCATGCCGACGCTGCCCATGACCCGCGCCCTCGACACCGTGCAGATGGCGCGCCGCAAGTTTCCCGGCGCTCCCGCCAGCCTGGATGCGCTGTGCCGCCGTTTCAACATCGACAACTCCAACCGAACGCTGCACGGCGCGCTGCTCGACGCCCAGCTCCTGGGCGAGGTTTATCTGGAACTCCAGGGCGGCCGGCAGCCCGACCTCGTGCTCGCCGGCAACCGGCGCGGTGCCGGCGGCGATGAGGATGGCCCGGTCAGGATCGAGCGCGTCCGCCGCGCGCCGCGCGCCCATGCCCCGACCGAGGCCGAGCTGGAAGCCCACGGCGCCCTGCTCAAGCAGCTGAAGAACCCGATGTGGCTGGCCGGCGCGTCCTGA
- a CDS encoding metallophosphoesterase family protein: protein MTVFFTSDSHFNDHRVIFMYGRPFDSTGPMDEAMVARWNETVGPDDTVWHLGDFAVRLNERRVDDLLLRLNGRKHLIAGNNDGPAVLRSAGWETVSAYAEIEVAGTHLVLCHYAFRTWNGMHRKSVNLHGHSHGRLAPMLRQFDVGVDVWNLTPATLPQILASRPARRAPTKKGAVQRPLPLSE from the coding sequence ATGACCGTCTTCTTCACCAGTGACAGCCACTTCAACGACCACCGCGTCATCTTCATGTACGGCCGGCCCTTCGACTCCACCGGTCCCATGGACGAGGCCATGGTCGCGCGCTGGAACGAGACGGTCGGCCCTGACGACACGGTCTGGCACCTGGGCGATTTCGCGGTCCGGCTGAACGAGCGCCGGGTCGACGACCTGCTGTTGCGCCTGAACGGCCGCAAGCACCTGATCGCCGGCAACAACGACGGCCCGGCGGTCCTGAGATCCGCCGGCTGGGAGACCGTCTCGGCCTATGCCGAGATCGAGGTGGCCGGCACCCACTTGGTGCTGTGCCACTACGCCTTCCGCACCTGGAACGGCATGCACCGCAAGTCGGTCAACCTGCACGGCCACAGCCACGGCCGGCTGGCGCCCATGCTGCGCCAGTTCGACGTCGGCGTCGATGTCTGGAACCTGACCCCCGCGACCCTCCCGCAGATCCTCGCCAGCCGCCCGGCCCGGCGCGCCCCTACGAAAAAAGGCGCCGTCCAGCGCCCCCTCCCGCTCTCCGAGTGA